The region ATATTTTCACCTTTTCTAGAGATTTTGATAGTGCCGGCTTCATCTTTCAAGCTGCTCGCTCTCACGCTGTAAATTCCTACGATTATCCTGAATCGGTTCATATGGGTTTGGGGCAGTGTTTAGAATCTCATCAGGGACATGCAACAAATATGCGTACGGCGACGCTTCTACTCCTTCTAGGAGTTGTTCTATCCTTTCAGTCACCTCCCTGCGGGCTTGTTCAATCTCAGCAGGATTAGGATTATCTAGGGCGCGTCTCCCTCTTCGACCCACCCAAAGCAGCCCATATGCCTACGACACAATAATATACAACACATCAAATTCTTAACATAATAACCATAAATGtacgaatttttatttaaaaaaaaaagaagaaaaaaccaaaaaaacacaCTAACCAATTCAGTATAAGAGGAGGATATCTCAGGTTTACCAATCTGGCGACGACCACAACAGAGGTACCATGAGATGTAAGCATCGCTCACTTTTTTTTCACCACTTGGCTCTTGCATTTGGATGACATGGTCTTCCCAATTATACCATGCCTCCAAATAATCAAAGTGCTTTTGTGcccaatttacaatttttttgctAGTACGCCCATTAGTACCGTGCAAGTCCCTACGATATTGCACTGGCCGAGGCACATCTTGAAAGCCACTAAATTGTCTACAGAAGCGGTCAGGATAATGATGctcaacaataaaataaaatatgagtgGTACTTCTGCAGTCCACATGCGTGCCCCGGCTTTGCAATAATCGGGCAAAATGGGCATAACTAGATCGTAGGGAGTGAACTCaaactacaaaaaaaatatcattatcacacttttagaatattatttgttatgtaatctaaaattgtaatatcatttcaaaatataaatataacgtTATAAAAACTTACATTGCGTTCGTATGTGCGATCCAATTGGTCTCGATATGTCCGGACCACGTGCGAGGTCACATTGCGATATCCGCAAGAACACACCCACCTACACTTACAAATACAATcagaaattaagaaaaaattacattatcAAATCTAAACTTGATAACGTATTTACTACAACTAACCTCGCACCGAGTGGCAAATCACCCAACTGCTCGACAGGCAAAACGCTTTGTGGCCTCACCATGGGCAATCGCTCCCATGCCCATAATTGCAGTAAAACCATGCATCCACAAACCGTGGAAGCATGATAGTCAGCACCTCGGCACAACGCCCTGTACAAGTAAGCTAGTACAGCCGAGCCCCAACTGTAATTACCGAATGTTTAGAAATCCCACAGCAAaggtaataaatataattttacatatctttttcttgtttcggtaaaaaaaaaccctcctaacaaatgaaaaattaaacgCCGCGTAGCAACTTGCACCTCTTCGTCTGTGCTCGTGACGGTTAATTGAGGAACTTCCGGTATAGCTGCTGACATAATTTTGCTCCCTTTAATGGATTGTAAACCGGGAGTGAATCCTAACAGTTCCGTACAGAGAGCCTGCCAACCCTCTACGGAACCCTGGTCATACCCGGTAACAGGTAACCCCTCCACTTTAAGACCAAATAACACTTCAACGTCTTGAAGTGTTATACCCACCTCACCGAAGGCCATATGAAATGCGTGGACCTCGGGACGCCACCGTTCTAAAAGCGCCGAAATAAGTCCATGATCCACTAAAATTGTTGTCAGGTGAGAAACCCCAAACAAGCCCGCCTGCCGCAAGTACTCCACCATCCTAGGATCACAGGCCTGTTGATTTTCCCTTGTAAGCACATCATACTGAGCAACTCTGACCACAGTATCATAGTCTGGATCGCTCCACACTGCCCTAGATCTGTGAGTCTCCTGACACAGTAGCAACGTTGGGTCTATTGGTCCAGGATGAAATGCGCGTGCTTGTCTTGCCATATCTgtaatatatagatatatgacATTCTTTGATTAGATGTTCATGTATCAGTTGTAAGAAAGACTGTTCGTTTACTTTGTTTAATTATGCCCTTcatgttttcttttgtttcagcaAAAATGTTTAGGCAATCTCTGGTTATTGTTCTTCTAGAAAGGCCCTCAATACTCTATAGTATAAACTTTATGCTAACATATTATCATAATGAAATATACAATTTATGCCTTTATGCTAACATATTTGCAGTATCACACTATCATAGATACAATTTATGACTTTATGCTAATATAGTTTCAATATGACTTATACACTTCGACTTTATTCTAACATATTTTCAAAATCACATATTTATTAACAAATACAGACATATAGTTTATAGTTTATACTTCATGAGATTCATATAATCATATCTCATAATCAAATAGTCACATATTCAGAATCACAAAACAAActtcattttgaaatttatcaaaatagTGAAAGTTTACTAACCTTGTTCGTTGCAAAACAACTGCAAAGCCTCCTCTAAAGCTGAGGAGCCTGAGCTAAGCCTGCTGGTTATAACTGGGTAGCTGTATAAAATGCCTAACTGTacacacaaaataaaatatattgttaaCACTTAATACTAACAAACTCCAGTAGTTAAAATATATAGTAACTGCAATGAAATACATATTAAAatacacataaaataaaatatcagtAACTGCAgaaaacatttaaaatttgtttgTAGTAACTAACAGAAGTGTCAATTATAGTTACTTAATCCctcaagaaacaaaaaaaaagaacaaagcctcaaaaaaaaaaaggctcttCTCAGTTCTCCATATACCTaagttcattttatttttttaatttttgtgagctatcaaattaaaaataaccaaaaaaaaaaaacaaaacaaaattcctCTTCTCCAGTTCTGGAAGTTACCTTACTTTTCGGGCTTCGGCCTCCCTTTagtccttcagggagcttaccGAGCTCAGTACCCCTTTCGGCCGGTCACTGGAAAAAAAACTCCTAAATACACAAAGaacaaaaatcataaaattagtGAAATCGTTTATGAATACTGAAAGAGATCTTGGATCTAGACAAATatgagagatttttttttttttttttttttgggactaAAGAGTAAAGATaatgagttttcaaaaaaaaaaaagaaaaaagaaaaaaaaaagagtaaagatAATGCGAAGCTTACCGAAAATGAGAGCGGAGACTGGAGGCTTGAACAGCGAAGGAGATGTTAGATCTTTTAGACTTTCATTGTTtgagagtgagagtgagagtgagagtgagagtgaggGAGTGAGAATGGGAGGGCAGTCTGGGCAGAAGATAGAGAGTGAAAGCCGGCGAGAGGCGGAGACTGGAAAAGTGGAAAGTGAGGAATGATAACAAAAACAAcaccaacaaaaaataataagtttttattaaaaagaagttaaaatttcaaataagaaaattatattaaaatagatacacattattaattactccttaatttaaaaaaaaattaaattaaaatatatttattgaaactatatataacatttttttttttgagttctagcTACTTTGTCAACCTACTAAACCTCAAACCCAATCCCTTCCACATAAGAGTGTACACtgggtgccgcttgaccactgCGCCTGTTCTTCTGCTATTACTCCGTAAactatatataacatatgtattcGTGTAGTTGTATTTAACATACTACGAGTATAACCGACAAAAGAAATAACATTAAGGAAGAATTTGGTAAAAAAGTATAAATGTACAACACAAAGAgcacaaaaaatatttaatgtcACTTATTTCactaacaaatttttatttataattaaagactAGCGTTAAAAtaaaggttaaaaaaaatatgaaggttaatattagaaaaagaaattataaaagaaCAATACAAATAACACGAAGAATAAACACTTGATACAGCGTATACTACCAAcacaattttcaaattcaattaaAGACTAACATTATTAGCTCTTATTGATTTTATAGATTAGATTTTAGAttaaagatcttgtggtctggTGGCACCCGGaccacccggtttacactcccacatggaagaGTCATTAGTGCTCACAaaagataatattaaaattagggtataaaaaatggaattcatgtcattttattttaattttttctattcttttttttttcaacttttgtTTTGTggtaattagaattaaaataaacagagtaataatatttacttaatttgatttgtttctttcaactatTTCTAAAAAATCAaacctattatttttttaaactcttcatcctaagggtgtgtttggaaacccgaaaaaaatttatgaaaatcattttcctggtTTCTAGTGTTTGGGAGAGAGTGGAAAATTGaagtcaatgaaaaatgattttcaatcaaAGGGAAAATAGTTTGgttttttctggaaaataatttctcatttttttggAGAATTCATTTTTTGGATCCAACTGTTTCTTTTTCTTGGCTTTTTTTCGATAATGTTTCCTCGACTTTCTTCCGTCATCCTCCGTTTTCTACCTTGACTGGTTTTCGACTAAACCATATTGGTTTCCGCTGAAAACCAATACAAACCACACTGATTTTTGTTGGAAATCAGTAGAAACTAGACTGATTTTGTCAGAAACCAATCTAGTTCCTATTGGTTTCCGACGAAACCAGtactcttatttatttttaatattttgtttgtaatttgaaaaaaaaaaatagttggtcAAACCATATATGTTGTTAAATCTTTTTTAGTTagcaacaattaaaattttaattatataattctgctTACTTTCCAAAAAACGatcacaaagacagttttttgGAATGCAATCAAACAcgagaaatgaaaatgttttctggataatgatttattttctaaaaaacatttttcaaaagtcattcctggtttccaaacacaccctaaaagaaTGTGAACGccaaattataattattctaaGAATACATTGTCTTCTCTTTCCTTAAATCACACttatttgttgtagcacaaattttaatattttattcctaatctatattactttaattaaaatgtacattttattacaagttgatCTACTATGTATTACACAAAATGTATCTCTACTTCAagaatttaaatagaaaattttatgaAGTCTTGTTGGGAGATTATTCGGGATGATGTGATTAGCATAGTTATGAGTTATATTCTGGGTAGGGAGTTTATTATGGTCGTTACTCATACTTCTATTGTCTTGTTGCCTAAAATGCCCAATCCTAAGACTTTTGTTGATTATAAGCCTATAAGTTTGTGCAATTTTAGTAGTAAGATTGTTACTAAGATTATGGGTTAGATTGGCTTCAGTGTTACTAACAACATTTTCACAGGAGGAAGAGAATTTGATAATTGAACTCCATCTAGTTCAAGAACCCTATTGTAGATCCATGGCATGAAAACACTATTTGCAGCTCATGAAACTTGGATAAGTACATTTCAAAACCTTTCCAAATGAGATATTACTGCATTCATTTATTATAGTACAAATGACATATAGAAGTTAttgggaaaatattttaatacaagCAAACCGGACATTTTTCCTTTCCAGTGTTTTGAATATCTTTCAAAGTCAACAAAACTCCTACCTGTGGAAAAAACACAGCCCACTGTAGAACCTTctaatcataaaaaaaaaatccatcatTTAGTCACAGATGAACCAGCTGAAAGTCTTTGACTTCTTGCCTTATCAGCTTTGTCCATGTAGTCTTGGTGAGATTGATGTTTGGAGCCTTCAATTCAGAGCGACACATTTTTGTCAGAATTGGCAGAAATGCAGCAAGATCatttaatcaatattttaagaaGGAAGCAAGCAGAAATAGAATTCTGCATATCAATGCTTTAATAAGGGAGCAACTGAGCAAGGACATGAAGAAACTGCTACTGACTAGTACTGAGTATACTTCCACCTTTACGTAAAAAGCAAAAATGAAAGACAATAGCATAGCAGGACAACACATTTTACCACAGTGGAAAGAGAATGATGAAGAGTAAACTC is a window of Ipomoea triloba cultivar NCNSP0323 chromosome 11, ASM357664v1 DNA encoding:
- the LOC115996187 gene encoding serine/threonine-protein phosphatase 7 long form homolog encodes the protein MVLLQLWAWERLPMVRPQSVLPVEQLGDLPLGARWVCSCGYRNVTSHVVRTYRDQLDRTYERNFEFTPYDLVMPILPDYCKAGARMWTAEVPLIFYFIVEHHYPDRFCRQFSGFQDVPRPVQYRRDLHGTNGRTSKKIVNWAQKHFDYLEAWYNWEDHVIQMQEPSGEKKVSDAYISWYLCCGRRQIGKPEISSSYTELAYGLLWVGRRGRRALDNPNPAEIEQARREVTERIEQLLEGVEASPYAYLLHVPDEILNTAPNPYEPIQDNRRNLQRESEQLER